The proteins below come from a single Leptospirillum ferriphilum genomic window:
- a CDS encoding fatty acid desaturase family protein — MGSQTSTFPDDRVITPSSLSPESSSPGRTPLPKIPREFFERSTGKALFFLLYALALWLVPAAGIYALAVHASLAWTVKAPLIVLLALVAQQGLHLFGWIGHESFHFNLFRGKKANVATGLLFSSLIVGHNGFGFALSHWHHHRFTNQPEDPDWQVFARFRTALSRFLLARLMADVRYLGNGLLAAMGKWDRDMRGFPLNASEIRLYARLNLLVSGFWIALFGTLIARHPLPGLLAIGLPLLLITLLTGLRPYLEHAGTGKTLFTTSRTRTSPLLSAFYFYNNYHLEHHLYPRVPCYNLARVHRWLQAKGLLAREGALIEHGFLNNLRYVTGRYQYPSA; from the coding sequence ATGGGCTCTCAAACATCAACGTTCCCGGACGATCGCGTCATTACTCCTTCTTCTTTGTCTCCGGAATCTTCATCCCCCGGGCGCACTCCTCTCCCGAAGATTCCCCGGGAATTTTTCGAGCGGTCGACGGGGAAGGCGCTCTTTTTCCTCCTGTACGCACTGGCTCTCTGGCTGGTGCCGGCGGCGGGAATCTACGCCCTCGCCGTTCACGCGTCGCTCGCATGGACGGTCAAGGCGCCGCTCATCGTCCTTCTGGCTCTGGTGGCACAGCAGGGTCTCCATCTCTTCGGATGGATCGGGCATGAATCCTTCCACTTCAACCTGTTCCGGGGAAAGAAAGCGAACGTGGCGACGGGACTTCTTTTCTCCTCCCTGATCGTGGGACACAACGGATTCGGGTTCGCCCTCTCGCACTGGCATCATCACCGGTTCACCAACCAGCCCGAAGACCCGGACTGGCAGGTCTTTGCCCGTTTCCGGACAGCCCTGAGCCGGTTCCTGTTGGCCAGGCTCATGGCCGATGTCCGATACCTCGGAAACGGCCTACTGGCCGCGATGGGAAAATGGGACCGGGACATGCGGGGCTTTCCCCTGAACGCATCGGAAATCCGGTTATACGCCCGTCTGAACCTTCTTGTGTCCGGCTTCTGGATCGCGCTCTTCGGCACCCTGATCGCACGTCACCCCCTTCCCGGACTTCTGGCCATCGGCCTGCCGCTTCTCCTGATCACCCTCCTGACCGGCCTCCGGCCCTATCTTGAACACGCCGGGACAGGAAAAACCCTCTTCACCACCTCCCGAACCCGCACTTCCCCCCTTCTGTCGGCCTTTTACTTCTACAACAACTACCACCTCGAGCATCATCTCTATCCGCGGGTTCCCTGCTACAATCTCGCCCGGGTCCATCGCTGGCTTCAGGCCAAAGGCCTCCTCGCCCGGGAGGGAGCCCTGATCGAACATGGTTTCCTGAACAACCTCCGCTACGTGACAGGCCGCTATCAGTATCCCTCCGCCTGA
- a CDS encoding sensor domain-containing diguanylate cyclase, translating to MHFDGQSNREEVLILQRLLQYQRVILESQRDLLHLDNPQSMYEKLVENIVQETEAIGATVVLQDPQTDMLLIQAAADVDTAEERTGQNGEGSRPLPVRAICPTVVARKVFETGRKEGPMDPGQSELTRDVEDARQMFEHVRSVMALPVNVGNSRKPDAALVIESGELQHFTPELIDTLEQLAVSLGLGLNRYRERQELEAAKNEVEILAFHDALTHLPNRRLLEDSLEGAVERAAHHQVTLAVCMLDLDGFKPINDTHGHEGGDQLLLETAERIKGCLRQTDFLARLGGDEFVLLLEGIRDEESLKGILEKIGAAIQSPVRLENGAEVTVNLSVGVCLFPRDQGNNPDVLLRLADQALYESKSNKQNRTHFWTIFGEGVPPKDRAT from the coding sequence ATGCATTTTGACGGACAGTCCAACAGGGAAGAAGTGTTGATTCTGCAAAGACTTCTTCAATACCAGAGAGTCATCCTCGAGAGCCAGAGAGACCTCCTGCATCTCGACAACCCGCAATCCATGTATGAAAAACTCGTGGAAAACATTGTCCAGGAGACCGAAGCCATCGGCGCGACTGTCGTGCTTCAGGATCCCCAGACGGACATGCTCCTGATCCAGGCCGCCGCCGACGTGGACACGGCAGAAGAGAGAACCGGGCAAAACGGCGAGGGATCCCGCCCCCTTCCCGTCCGGGCCATTTGCCCGACCGTCGTGGCCAGGAAAGTTTTTGAAACGGGCCGCAAGGAGGGACCGATGGATCCCGGACAGTCGGAGTTGACCCGGGACGTGGAAGATGCCCGTCAGATGTTCGAACACGTCCGAAGCGTCATGGCCTTGCCGGTCAACGTGGGAAACTCCCGGAAACCGGATGCCGCCCTCGTCATCGAAAGCGGAGAACTCCAGCATTTCACCCCGGAACTGATCGACACGCTCGAACAGCTCGCCGTTTCCCTGGGACTGGGCCTGAACCGCTACCGCGAACGACAGGAACTGGAAGCCGCCAAGAACGAAGTCGAAATCCTGGCCTTCCACGACGCGCTGACCCATCTTCCGAACCGCCGGCTTCTGGAAGACAGTCTTGAAGGCGCCGTCGAGCGGGCCGCACATCATCAGGTTACGCTGGCCGTCTGCATGCTCGACCTGGACGGGTTCAAGCCGATCAACGACACCCACGGGCACGAAGGGGGCGACCAGCTTCTTCTCGAAACGGCTGAGCGGATCAAGGGATGCCTCCGGCAAACCGACTTTCTGGCCCGTCTCGGGGGCGACGAGTTCGTCCTCCTTCTCGAAGGGATCCGGGACGAAGAGTCTCTGAAAGGGATCCTCGAAAAAATCGGTGCCGCCATCCAGAGCCCGGTCCGGCTCGAAAACGGGGCGGAGGTGACCGTCAATCTGAGCGTGGGGGTGTGTCTTTTTCCGAGAGACCAGGGAAACAATCCCGACGTGCTCCTGAGACTCGCCGACCAGGCGCTCTACGAGAGCAAGTCCAACAAACAGAATCGTACGCATTTCTGGACCATCTTCGGCGAAGGCGTCCCCCCGAAAGACAGGGCGACCTGA
- a CDS encoding GGDEF domain-containing protein: protein MQTSEEPKARAKSALYKLLELSLPPTPENFTRYFYEKDLPSMEDLFRKLLGLTICLAETSNTPSLSRDLKTIQSILDSGEVALTSHPRIESLLNQMLEARTEERARLQEKSRSREQLLSPAEPGILEHDAGKEPFPGRKRPLYSHRLSDPEDAPDPGRKFYDTRSRPGPAPERVASTLEDLSREALKLQSQMDHIRNLVQSMENRMGTLQKHNRKVSREANIDPLTGILNRRGLQHRLSFLKDPVLSLLIFDLDDFKAINDTYGHNAGDEVLRKIAQGVRTLVRKVDLFSRFGGDEFIVVMPALEISQARFVAERIRSTIARMPVLLGTGSVTITASFGLTGTYVDGAQKMDDLLELADSALYQAKSQGKNQICATNPIP from the coding sequence TTGCAGACATCCGAAGAACCGAAAGCCCGCGCCAAGAGCGCCCTGTACAAGCTTCTCGAGCTTTCGCTGCCTCCGACACCCGAGAACTTCACCCGGTACTTCTACGAAAAGGACCTTCCCTCCATGGAAGATCTTTTCCGGAAGCTTCTCGGCCTGACGATCTGCCTTGCGGAAACGTCGAACACGCCCTCCCTGTCCAGGGATCTGAAAACAATCCAGAGCATTCTGGATTCCGGCGAAGTTGCCCTCACCTCCCACCCCCGGATCGAAAGCCTTCTGAATCAGATGCTGGAAGCCCGGACCGAAGAAAGAGCACGGCTCCAGGAAAAATCGCGCTCGCGGGAACAGCTCCTGTCCCCAGCGGAACCGGGCATTCTCGAGCACGACGCCGGCAAGGAGCCGTTCCCCGGCCGGAAAAGACCCCTTTACAGTCACCGGCTGTCGGATCCCGAGGACGCTCCGGATCCGGGACGAAAATTCTACGACACCCGTTCGCGACCCGGTCCGGCCCCGGAACGGGTCGCCTCCACGCTGGAGGACCTCTCCCGGGAAGCGCTCAAGCTCCAGTCCCAGATGGATCATATCCGAAACCTCGTCCAGTCGATGGAAAACCGGATGGGGACACTGCAGAAACACAACCGCAAAGTGTCCCGGGAAGCCAATATCGACCCCCTGACAGGCATCCTGAACCGGCGGGGTCTCCAGCATCGCTTGTCTTTTCTGAAAGATCCGGTTCTCTCTCTTCTGATCTTCGACCTGGACGACTTCAAGGCGATCAATGACACGTATGGTCACAACGCGGGGGACGAGGTTCTCCGGAAGATCGCCCAGGGGGTCCGGACACTGGTCCGGAAAGTCGATCTTTTCAGCCGCTTCGGCGGCGACGAATTCATTGTCGTCATGCCGGCTCTCGAGATCAGCCAGGCCCGTTTCGTCGCCGAACGGATCCGGAGCACCATCGCCCGGATGCCGGTGCTCCTGGGAACCGGCTCCGTGACGATCACCGCCAGTTTTGGCCTTACCGGCACCTATGTGGACGGGGCCCAAAAGATGGACGATTTGCTGGAACTGGCCGACAGCGCCCTTTATCAGGCCAAGAGCCAGGGAAAAAACCAGATCTGCGCCACCAATCCGATTCCCTGA
- a CDS encoding GGDEF domain-containing protein yields MNFSVLSQEEIEALLKDTRESSAKSQNPVRDDMTGLYNLGFFAEEFRRVQARLTRQKFACTIGILRVDGIPSLTGKKDISARLFWGKFGKLLRSATREKSEDLLAVIEPGLFVILVPNDLPHSILVLERILYLAEHTPFDEWGIEEGADIQVSLTEVNPNEDLDPILFRVSKGIQYVALAKNTRWHWEHNSGQVYMRLAPPSPKDPAVASK; encoded by the coding sequence ATGAATTTTTCCGTTCTGTCCCAGGAAGAGATCGAAGCGTTGCTCAAGGACACCCGGGAGTCGTCGGCCAAATCCCAGAATCCCGTCCGGGACGACATGACCGGACTCTACAACCTCGGCTTTTTCGCGGAAGAATTCCGGAGAGTGCAGGCCCGGCTCACCCGTCAGAAATTCGCATGCACAATCGGAATCCTCCGCGTGGACGGCATCCCCTCCCTCACGGGGAAAAAGGATATCAGCGCCCGGCTCTTCTGGGGAAAATTCGGAAAACTTCTTCGTTCGGCGACCCGGGAGAAAAGCGAAGACCTCCTCGCCGTCATCGAGCCGGGGCTCTTTGTAATTCTGGTGCCGAACGACCTGCCCCATTCCATTCTTGTCCTGGAGCGGATTCTTTACCTGGCCGAACACACGCCCTTCGACGAATGGGGGATCGAAGAAGGGGCCGACATCCAGGTCAGCCTGACCGAAGTCAATCCGAACGAGGACCTGGACCCGATCCTGTTTCGTGTCTCCAAGGGCATCCAGTATGTCGCCCTGGCAAAAAACACCCGCTGGCACTGGGAACACAATAGCGGCCAGGTTTACATGCGTCTTGCACCCCCTTCTCCCAAGGACCCGGCGGTCGCATCCAAATGA
- a CDS encoding alpha-1,4-glucan--maltose-1-phosphate maltosyltransferase, whose protein sequence is MPKTHSPSKLRNVPSEGRRRVVVERLLPEVDGGTRPIRRIPGEPVEVLADVIVDGHEPLRVHLEFRPPGSVSWKSRPMELDGNDRWRETLVFDRPGTALFRVRAWVDDVAHWQEGFSKKVQAGMTADYPLELAEGAKIIREHAGRAEEEAVKKDLLEWVSRWENRPDSPEAIRLSLDRAMGALAGGIPDPRFVTESPWEREVHIERERALRGAWYEFFPRSAGKSPGRHATLLEAMERLPRIAAMGFDVVYLPPIHPIGESFRKGPNNTPDAGPDVPGSPWAIGSRAGGHTAIDPRLGTLEDFQAFLEKAGASGLEVAMDIAFQCSPDHPYVKDHPDWFRRRPDGSIHYAENPPKKYQDIYPFDFLTEDWQNLWAELRNVVLFWVDRGVRIFRVDNPHTKPFAFWEWLIREVHQVNPEVVFLAEAFTRPKIMYHLAHVGFSQSYTFFTWKNTRTELVDYLTELTTPPVRDFFRPNLWPNTPDILHATLQKGGRPAFLLRLMLAATLSASYGIYGPAYEWCENIPVREGSEEYLNSEKYEIRHWEPEPAHSLTGVITRINRIRRENPALGWNHTLTFHPVDNDQILAFSKTDPATGEWILGVVNLDPFHVQTGWLSFAPGGAGDLSVEDLMTGSVYHWSSGRHFIRLDPTDPNALPFHILRRVS, encoded by the coding sequence ATGCCCAAAACACATTCCCCTTCCAAATTGAGGAACGTCCCTTCCGAAGGACGTCGACGGGTTGTCGTCGAGCGCCTGTTGCCGGAGGTGGACGGAGGGACCCGCCCCATCCGGCGGATTCCGGGAGAGCCGGTGGAGGTTCTGGCCGACGTCATCGTGGACGGCCACGAACCCCTGCGGGTTCACCTGGAGTTTCGTCCGCCCGGGAGTGTCTCCTGGAAAAGCCGGCCGATGGAGCTGGACGGGAATGACCGCTGGAGAGAGACGCTGGTCTTCGATCGACCAGGAACGGCCCTGTTTCGGGTTCGGGCCTGGGTGGACGACGTTGCCCACTGGCAGGAGGGGTTTTCCAAGAAAGTGCAGGCGGGTATGACGGCCGATTATCCCCTGGAGCTTGCCGAGGGTGCGAAGATCATCCGGGAGCACGCCGGGCGGGCGGAAGAGGAGGCGGTGAAAAAGGATCTTCTGGAATGGGTCTCCCGATGGGAAAACCGACCCGACTCTCCCGAAGCGATCCGTCTTTCCCTGGACCGGGCCATGGGAGCCCTGGCGGGCGGAATTCCCGATCCCCGGTTCGTCACCGAAAGCCCCTGGGAAAGGGAAGTCCATATCGAGAGGGAACGGGCTCTCCGGGGAGCCTGGTACGAATTCTTTCCCCGGAGCGCGGGAAAGAGTCCCGGCCGGCATGCGACACTTCTCGAGGCGATGGAGCGTCTGCCCCGCATCGCGGCCATGGGGTTCGACGTCGTCTATCTGCCACCGATCCATCCGATCGGCGAGTCCTTCCGGAAAGGGCCGAACAATACGCCCGACGCAGGGCCCGATGTTCCGGGTTCGCCCTGGGCGATCGGATCCCGGGCGGGAGGGCATACGGCGATCGATCCCCGTCTGGGAACGCTCGAAGACTTTCAGGCCTTTCTGGAAAAAGCCGGCGCTTCGGGCCTTGAAGTCGCCATGGACATCGCGTTCCAGTGTTCCCCGGACCATCCGTACGTGAAGGACCATCCGGACTGGTTCCGTCGTCGTCCGGACGGCAGCATCCACTATGCCGAGAATCCCCCGAAGAAATATCAGGATATCTATCCCTTCGACTTCCTGACAGAGGACTGGCAGAACCTGTGGGCCGAACTCCGGAACGTGGTGCTGTTCTGGGTCGACCGGGGCGTCCGGATCTTCCGGGTCGACAACCCGCACACCAAGCCCTTTGCGTTCTGGGAATGGCTCATCCGGGAGGTGCACCAGGTGAACCCGGAAGTGGTTTTTCTGGCAGAGGCCTTCACGCGGCCGAAAATCATGTACCATCTGGCACATGTCGGGTTCTCCCAGTCCTACACCTTCTTCACCTGGAAAAACACCCGCACCGAACTCGTCGACTATCTCACCGAGCTCACCACACCGCCGGTCCGGGATTTTTTCCGCCCCAACCTGTGGCCCAACACCCCGGACATTCTGCACGCCACCCTCCAGAAGGGGGGGAGACCGGCCTTTCTGCTCCGGCTGATGCTTGCGGCCACGCTGTCCGCAAGCTACGGTATTTACGGTCCCGCCTACGAGTGGTGCGAAAATATTCCCGTCCGGGAGGGGAGCGAAGAATACCTGAACTCCGAAAAATATGAAATCCGTCACTGGGAGCCGGAACCTGCCCATTCCCTGACGGGTGTGATCACCCGGATCAACCGGATCCGCCGGGAAAACCCGGCCCTGGGCTGGAACCATACCCTGACGTTTCATCCGGTGGACAACGACCAGATCCTGGCGTTCTCAAAAACGGACCCCGCCACCGGAGAGTGGATCCTGGGGGTGGTGAATCTCGACCCCTTTCACGTCCAGACCGGTTGGCTCTCGTTCGCTCCCGGAGGGGCCGGAGATTTGAGCGTGGAGGACCTGATGACGGGAAGTGTCTACCACTGGTCTTCCGGCCGGCATTTCATCCGGCTGGATCCCACGGATCCGAACGCCTTGCCATTCCACATTCTCCGGAGGGTCTCGTGA